ACTGGATCGGCGGCGAAGTTGGCGATCATGATCGCGCCCGTCTCGGTCTGCCACCAGGTGTCGTGGACCGGCAGCCCGAGCGCCTCCCGGCCCCAATGCACGGCCTCGGGGTTGAGCGGCTCGCCGACGCTCGCGACGAACCGGAGCGCGGAGAGGTCGTGGCGCGTGGCAGGCGTCGCGTCGCCGCTGCGTGGTGCGGCCCGCATGAGCATGCGCAGCGCGGTCGGGGCCGTGTACCAGACGGTGACGTGCTGGTCGGCGAGGATCCCGTACCAGCGGGCGGGGGCGAAGTCCCCCTCGTCGACGACAGTCGTCACACCGTGGGTGAGCGGGGCGACGATGCCGTACGACATGCCGGTGACCCAGCCGGGGTCGGCGGTGCACCAGAAGACGTCGCCTTCGTGCAGGTCCAGGGCGTAGGCGGCGGTGACATGGTGGGCGAGGACCGCCTCGTGCACGTGTATCGCGCCCTTGGGGGTGCCCGTCGTGCCGCTGGTGAAGTGCAGCAGCGCCGGCTCGGCCGGATCCGTCGGCCCCACGGTGTACTCGACCGGTGCGGCGGAGGTGAGAGCGGGGAGGGAGAGGGTGTCCGGAGGCGGGTCGGCCCCGGGGTCGAGAAGCAGGACGTGGCGCAGGTGCGGAAGTCGGGACCGTACAGGGGCCACCTTGCGCTCGTACAGCTCCCGGGTCGTGACCAGAGCCCTGGCGTTGCCCAGCTCCATGCGCAGCGCTACGGGTTCGGGTCCGAACGCGGTGAACAGGGGGCACAGAACACGCCCGGCGCGCAGCGTGCCGAGGACGGTGCTGTACAGCTCGAACCGGCGGCCCAGCAGGGTGAAGACCCGCTCGCCGCGTTCGATGCCCAGCGTTTCGAGCACGTGCGCGAAGCGGGAGCTTTCGGCCGCGAGTCGGGTGAAGGTCACCGTCTGCGTCGATCCGTCGCGGGCGATGCAGCGCAGTGCGGCGCGTTCGCCGTGGCCCTCGCGCAGGTGCCGGTCGACGGCCTCGTACCCGATGTTGATGCCGCCGTCCGGCAGTCCGGCGAGCCGGGACCGCTCGCGTCGCCAGGAGAACGTGGCCCGGGCGCTGTCGTAGTCGGGCATGACCGGTGCCACCCACAGGGCGTTCATCGCGGTGGCTCCACGTCGAGCGCGAGGTTGTCGTAGGAGTACGCGATCGATTCGTGAAGGGC
This sequence is a window from Streptomyces sp. HUAS YS2. Protein-coding genes within it:
- the acsA gene encoding acetate--CoA ligase — encoded protein: MNALWVAPVMPDYDSARATFSWRRERSRLAGLPDGGINIGYEAVDRHLREGHGERAALRCIARDGSTQTVTFTRLAAESSRFAHVLETLGIERGERVFTLLGRRFELYSTVLGTLRAGRVLCPLFTAFGPEPVALRMELGNARALVTTRELYERKVAPVRSRLPHLRHVLLLDPGADPPPDTLSLPALTSAAPVEYTVGPTDPAEPALLHFTSGTTGTPKGAIHVHEAVLAHHVTAAYALDLHEGDVFWCTADPGWVTGMSYGIVAPLTHGVTTVVDEGDFAPARWYGILADQHVTVWYTAPTALRMLMRAAPRSGDATPATRHDLSALRFVASVGEPLNPEAVHWGREALGLPVHDTWWQTETGAIMIANFAADPVRPGSMGRPLPGIEAAVLACGEDGRALVTGGRVQSLQEPGAQGELALRAGWPSMFRGYLHEPSRYEACFADGWYMTGDLVSRDADGWYWFVGRADDVIKSAGHLIGPFEVESALMEHPAVAEAGVIGRPDPLAGAIVKAFVLPRPEYPPGTSLQREIMAFARRRLGPAVAPREIEFVEDLPHTRSGKVMRRLLKARELGLPEGDVSTLETPEPAGTAGMSGKEP